The stretch of DNA GTTATGAACTCTTGCATGAGGCCCGTCTGCAGGATGCCAAGATTCTCTTTGAAGGCGCTCAGGGAACCTTGCTGGATCGCTCTTGGGGCACCTATCCCTATGTGACCTCCTCAAATACGATTGTAGATGCCATTGGCGTAGGAGCGGGATACTCTTCCCGGCTTCTTGACGAGGTTCTGGGTGTGTTTAAAGCATACGGCACCAGAGTGGGCGAAGGCCCTTTCCCTACAGAGATGTTTGGGGATTTGGCAGACAAAATCCGGATGCAAGGCAACGAATTTGGCGCTACCACTGGCAGACCCAGAAGAATCGGGCATTTTGACGCAGTGATGGCTGCGTTCACATCCAAGCTGAATACTTTGGACGGTATTGCTCTTACCCTGCTGGATGTGCTTTCAGGCATTGAAGAGCTGAAGATTTGTATAGGCTATAAACTTGGAAAAAAGGTGCTGACCAGTCCGCCATCGCATCCCTTGGACTTGCAGAAAGTAGAACCTATCTACACGTTGCTCAAGGGTTGGGATGAAGATTTGGCAAAAGTGCGCTCATTCTCCGCTCTACCCCAGAATGCAAAGATCTATCTTGAAGCCATCGAAGATTTGCTGGAAACACCGATAAAGATAGTGTCGGTGGGCAAAGAGCGCAGTCAGACCTTTCATACAAAAAAGTGAGATACTGGGAGGATACCATGAAAACCCGTTTAGTCTTTATCCTGATGCTAGTCTGCACGGGTCTTTTTGCCCAATCTGCAGACACGCTGTCCGTAATGAATGTATCCATGTACGCAAACCCATTCTATGAATCCTACTCCCGCAATTTTCACGGTGCCGAAGCGGCAGGGAGAGGATACACCGGAGCTGCTGTATTGGGTGGTGCTGAAGCTGGTCTGATCAATCCTGCAGTAATGATGGCGGATTCCGCGTATGCCTTTGCGGAGATCAGCGTCAAACCATCTCAAGACGTCGATGGATTAATCTTTAACGCAAATTATGTGTCACCAATGCCTCTGGGTATCTTTGGTTTCGGTTTCCCCGTGGGAAGCAGGATGGTACTGTCTGCAATGTACTCCAATCCCAAGAGCATACAGCTACAAGACTTTATTATCGAGATCAATCAGGGAGCAGATCTGGTGGTGCGCTCGCCAAAGTACAATCTTCACCAATTCAGTGCGTTGGCAAATTACAGGGTTATCGATAGCATCCGCTTGGGTCTGGCAGCACATTATCAATTGCACAATTACTTCGATCCTATTTTTCTGCACTCATACGACCGGGTGGAAGAGTCTGTAGCCGCTCTGAGATTGCAGCCTGGAATCCTGATGGAACACGGGCCTTTCATGGCGGGGCTTTCTGCTACTTTGCCCACTCCGATCGAAGTGGATTTGCGCTATGGCAATTACGACTACGATCTGCCCCTGGAACTTAGCGGTGGACTCAGCTATACCAAAGGGGAATATCGTCTTTCCGGAGATTGTGGCTTTATAAACGACTCTGCCCTCGATGGCAGATTCAACGATCGCTTCAGCCTGCACCTTGGAGGAGAGCGTCATAGAGAGAACCGCATATTCAGGGCAGGATATATGTATCGCTCCGATGTATGGGAAGGCGAGATCATGTTACCTCTAAACACCACCGCTAATGCGGATACATCTATGTTTTGGGAAGATGTACCGACCAGCATGAGGGTCAAGAACGACTCTCAACACTTCATTACAGCCGGGATTTCCTACCTATTCAAGCATGGTAAGATCGATGCATCCATCATGCATTGTATTATTGGGGACAACCCTCAAACTCAGTTTAATATCGGGCTTGGGATAAAGCTAAACACCTTCTTTTCCAAAGAGTTGCCAGAAAGACGATGAAGCATCCCATAGTACAGATAAGAGCCATAGAAAACTATGATCTGCCCATACTGGAAGATGCTGTAAAGGCTTGGTTTTCAGAACTTAAAGACAATAAAGTACGACGCAGCAAGCGGGTATTGATAAAGCCAAATCTCTTGGGAGCTTATCCGCCGGAGCGCGCCGTAACCACTCACCCGATGGTTCTTGAAGCCATTATCCGCTATTTCCTGGCACTCAAGAAAGAGGTATGGTTGGGAGATAGCCCCGGGGGCTCTGTATCCGTGAAGAAAGTGTGGGAAACCTGTGGTCTGCAGGATCTTGCCGATCGCTATCCCATCCGCTTGGTAAACCTGTCCACAGAAAAGTATCGTGAATTGAACTATGAGGGAACTGAGGTAAAGATCTCCGAAGCACTGTTCAAATGCGGAATCGTGATAAACGTAGCGAAGTACAAAACTCATTCCCTGATGTCTTATACTGGAGCCCTGAAGAATCTTTATGGCTTGGTTCCGGGCATGGTGAAAAGTGAATATCACCGGCAGAATCCGGATACCAGAAGCTTCGCCAGGTTGCTACTTGCCATCTATGGTCTCTGCCGCTCCAAGATCACTTATAATATCATCGACGGCATCATGGGGATGGACGGAGCAGGACCATCGGCGGGGAATCCCAGGCATTTTGGACTTTTGATGGGTTCATCCAGCATTCCGGCGCTGGATACGGTGGCCTCACGCATGATGGGGCTCAAAATCAAAGACGTGCCCTATCTCTGGGATGCTCTGCATATGGAGGGCATCATCCCTTCGCAGATCCAAGTTCCACATAGCTTTTTGCATCACTCAATTCCCGGTGTGGATACCCGCATAGTGAAGCTTAGTAAAACCGGTTTAATCTACTTGCCCAAAGCACTACGCTATGCTTTTAAACAAGTATATTACTACTATCCGGTGGTTAGCTCGCGTTGTGTGCGTTGTGGTGTATGCGTGCGCAGTTGTCCGGTGGAGGCTGTTTCCTGGCAGGACAACGGCTATCCCATGGTGAATAGAGATAAATGTATCAAGTGCATGTGTTGTCATGAACTCTGCCCCACACAAGCCATAGATATTCACAAATCTTTTATTGCACAGAGGTTTACACGATGAAAGTGAAGTCCAGGGAAAGTCCCCGGATTTTGTCCTATCTTTACGCAATCGCCATAGTGCTCCTCATACTCTGGATCTTGGTGCTAGGCAGAAACAGCTTCTGGAATACCTACCAGTTGAAGCGCCAAGTGGAAGGTTTGGAGAAAGAAGCTGAATTTCTGAAAGCGGTAAACGACTCTCTGGCCAGAGAAAACATGCGCTTGAAGACGGATCCGGAGGCTGCCGAAAAAGCAGCCCGGGAACAGTTTGGCCTTACGAAACCGGGTGAGAAGGTCTTTAGATTTGTCCCATCTAAAGAGAATGAACGATGAAATTGCCCTACGATATCCCTGAAATGAGCGAGATTAAGCCCCGGGCTGTCGCGGAGCTTCAACGTTTAGCCGGCGAACTCTTCGATAAAGACTCCTCCAACCTCGAAGATAACATTGAAAGCCTGGTGAATCTAACAGTACAGCATCTCAACATGATCGAGGATCCCCAGCGCTTTATAGCAATTATTGCAGTATTCTTCGATGCCTGTTTTAAAGCTTTGAGCAAACCGCGCAAGAACCATGATAGTGAGCTCTACAAGTTCTTTGTGATCATGAATCATCTGCCTGTGCTGGAACAATCTCCCTTCTATGGGCAGATCCTGGAGATACTCTCACATTACTTTAATAAAAATGCATCAGTGATCAAGCTGTTTGATAAGCTGCAACTCCTCTATCTGTTTGTGGAAATTAAGCACTTCGATGCCGCCGCTGCTCTGGCCACGGAATTGGAGCAGGAGATTACCGAAGAACATCTCAGTTTCTACACTCTATATCAGATATGCCGTTTCAAGATCATGGATGCATTCAGCAATGTGGAAGCCAAAATCAGGATCCTCTTGAAACTCACTACTCATATTTTCCGCAATGAAGGTGAAGAGTGCGCTTTATTCCTGATGGGCCGTTGGATTAGCTCACTGGACATTCTGAGGCCTACTCCATATTATCGGGCTCTGTTGAACAACCTCTATGCGATTGTAAAGAGTCATCAGAACGTGAATAGCGCCATCGTGGGTTACGAACTGTTTTCCATGGACGACAGGATGACTTTGCCGGAAGCGAAGATGCAGCTTTTAAACGAGCTTATGTCCCTCAAAGAGAGTATGCTGAATGCGGAGCAACTGCATGCGCTGCATTTCTTTGCCGGCAACTATGTGAGCGGCAGGAATGAAAATTTCAGGGATAGCATCCAGAGCTTCAAATCGTCAAACTACTATCTGTATAAATGCTGGGAGCGTCTGATTGGCATATCGAAATACCTGAGGATGCATGTAAGCAATCGTGACTACAAAGTGTGTATCGGCTATATGGATAAACTCTATCTGGATCTCAGTCACCAGACCAGTATGCGAAACAACAGCTATGTGGAAAACATGCAGGCAAATTTCGACCGGATTGACGAGCTATACCGGGAGCTGGGCGAGCTCTCTCTCAGAGATACTCTAACCGGTTTGCGTAATAGACGATACATGGAAAACAACCTGATTCAGATCGTTGCGCTGGCTTTCAGGCATAAAGCTACGGTTAGTTTTGCTATGATGGATATAGACTTCTTCAAGAAGGTAAACGATATCTATGGGCATGCTGCCGGGGATCTTGTCCTGCAGGAATTGGGGAAGATGTTGGGCAAAGCCTTCCGCAAGAGTGATATAATCATCCGCTACGGAGGTGAAGAGTTTCTCGTGGTGCTGTTTGATATTATGCCCGATAAGTGCTTGGCTATGATGGAGGAATTGCGGACTGAGATAGAAGCAAGTACCTTCAAGTATCAAAGACACAAAATAAAGATAACGATTAGCATAGGCCTGGCCTGCAATTTGATGTATTCTGCTACTGAATTCAATGACCTCATGCAATATGTGAAGCATGCCGATAAAGCCTTGTATGTAGCCAAAGAGAACGGGCGTAACCGGGTCGAAGTGTATATGCCCGAGAAAAATCCTGCTTGACAAACAACACATAAGCGAAATTCCTTTCCTGATAAGGAGAATGCCATGGCAAAGATAGTCGTAAAGAATCTAAACAAGTATTATGATAACGGTTTCCACGCTGTAAAGGACGTTAGTTTTGTAGCTGAAGACAAGGAGTTTATGGTGTTAGTAGGCCCCTCGGGTTGCGGTAAAACTACTGTGTTGCGCCTGATTGCCGGTTTGGTAGAAA from Candidatus Cloacimonadota bacterium encodes:
- a CDS encoding adenylosuccinate synthase, which codes for MPAIAVLGCMWGDEAKAKIVDYLGGDADFVVRFQGGSNAGHTIVVDGKKYVFHTVPSGILYPGTKCIIGPGVVVDPFALMDEIRSLEAVGIDFNQRLFIDERTGLVLPLHMELDRRGESLLKDAKIGTTGRGIGPAYADLTARTGIRLIDLAHPAYLKRRITDLYEYHGLKADPTLLKELLGRLSDCWKLIEKNVVQSYELLHEARLQDAKILFEGAQGTLLDRSWGTYPYVTSSNTIVDAIGVGAGYSSRLLDEVLGVFKAYGTRVGEGPFPTEMFGDLADKIRMQGNEFGATTGRPRRIGHFDAVMAAFTSKLNTLDGIALTLLDVLSGIEELKICIGYKLGKKVLTSPPSHPLDLQKVEPIYTLLKGWDEDLAKVRSFSALPQNAKIYLEAIEDLLETPIKIVSVGKERSQTFHTKK
- a CDS encoding DUF362 domain-containing protein, yielding MKHPIVQIRAIENYDLPILEDAVKAWFSELKDNKVRRSKRVLIKPNLLGAYPPERAVTTHPMVLEAIIRYFLALKKEVWLGDSPGGSVSVKKVWETCGLQDLADRYPIRLVNLSTEKYRELNYEGTEVKISEALFKCGIVINVAKYKTHSLMSYTGALKNLYGLVPGMVKSEYHRQNPDTRSFARLLLAIYGLCRSKITYNIIDGIMGMDGAGPSAGNPRHFGLLMGSSSIPALDTVASRMMGLKIKDVPYLWDALHMEGIIPSQIQVPHSFLHHSIPGVDTRIVKLSKTGLIYLPKALRYAFKQVYYYYPVVSSRCVRCGVCVRSCPVEAVSWQDNGYPMVNRDKCIKCMCCHELCPTQAIDIHKSFIAQRFTR
- a CDS encoding septum formation initiator family protein; its protein translation is MKVKSRESPRILSYLYAIAIVLLILWILVLGRNSFWNTYQLKRQVEGLEKEAEFLKAVNDSLARENMRLKTDPEAAEKAAREQFGLTKPGEKVFRFVPSKENER
- a CDS encoding GGDEF domain-containing protein, which gives rise to MKLPYDIPEMSEIKPRAVAELQRLAGELFDKDSSNLEDNIESLVNLTVQHLNMIEDPQRFIAIIAVFFDACFKALSKPRKNHDSELYKFFVIMNHLPVLEQSPFYGQILEILSHYFNKNASVIKLFDKLQLLYLFVEIKHFDAAAALATELEQEITEEHLSFYTLYQICRFKIMDAFSNVEAKIRILLKLTTHIFRNEGEECALFLMGRWISSLDILRPTPYYRALLNNLYAIVKSHQNVNSAIVGYELFSMDDRMTLPEAKMQLLNELMSLKESMLNAEQLHALHFFAGNYVSGRNENFRDSIQSFKSSNYYLYKCWERLIGISKYLRMHVSNRDYKVCIGYMDKLYLDLSHQTSMRNNSYVENMQANFDRIDELYRELGELSLRDTLTGLRNRRYMENNLIQIVALAFRHKATVSFAMMDIDFFKKVNDIYGHAAGDLVLQELGKMLGKAFRKSDIIIRYGGEEFLVVLFDIMPDKCLAMMEELRTEIEASTFKYQRHKIKITISIGLACNLMYSATEFNDLMQYVKHADKALYVAKENGRNRVEVYMPEKNPA